The stretch of DNA CGCAGCAGGTCGGCACCGCCCAGGGTGTAGCCGGCCATATCGCGGGCGATCTGCATCACCTGCTCCTGGTAGAGGATGACGCCGTTGGTCGGCTTGAGGATCGGCTCCAGCAGCGGGTGGGGATATTCCGCCTTGGTCCGGCCATGCTTGACGTTGATGTAGTCGTCCACCATGCCCGATTGCAAAGGGCCAGGGCGGAACAGTGCGACCAGGGCGATGATATCCTCGAAGCAGTCCGGCTTGAGCCGCTTGATCAAGTCCTTCATCCCGCGCGATTCGAGCTGGAACACGGCGGTGGTCGCGCACTTCCCCAGCAGCTCGTAGGTCTTGGGATCATCGAGCGGAATCCGGTTGATGTCGATCGGTTCCTCGCCTGCCGCCCGGCGCTTTGCGTTGATGTCGGCCAGCGCCCAGTCGATGATGGTCAGGGTCCGCAGCCCCAGGAAGTCGAACTTGACCAGGCCGACCGCCTCGACGTCGTCCTTGTCGAACTGGGTCACCAGGTTGCCGCCGCCCGGCTCGCAATACAGCGGGCTGAAATCCACCAGGCGCGAGGGCGCGATCACCACGCCACCCGCGTGCTTGCCGGGATTGCGGGTGATGCCTTCGAGCGACCGGGCCAGATCGAGCAGCGCCTTGACCTCCTCGTCCTCCTGGTACAGCTTGCGCAGGTCTTCGCTGTCGTCCAGCGCCTTGCTGAGGGTGATGCCGAGCTCGAACGGGATCAGTTTGGCGATGCGATCGACGAAGCCGTACGGGTGGCCCAGCACACGGCCGACGTCGCGCACCACCGCCTTGGCCGCCATGCTGCCGTAGGTGATGATCTGGGACACCTTGTCGCGGCCGTACTTGCGGGCGACGTAGTCGATCACCTCATCGCGCCGCTCCATGCAGAAGTCGACGTCGAAGTCGGGCATGGAGACGCGCTCGGGATTCAGGAAACGTTCGAACAGCAGATCGAATTCGATCGGATCGAGGTCGGTGATCTTGAGCGCATAGGCCACCAGCGACCCGGCGCCGGAACCGCGTCCCGGCCCCACCGGGATGCCCTGGCTCTTGGCCCACTGGATGAAGTCGGCGACGATCAGGAAGTAGCCCGGAAAGCCCATTTCGCGGATCACCGAGAGCTCCAGTTCGAGCCGTTGCCGGTACCTTTCGGTCCGCGCATCCAGCGGCCCCCGACCGGACGGTGGGCGCACGGCCAGCCGCTCCTCGAGCCCTTCGCGGGATTGCTGGATGAAGAAATCGTCCAGCGTCACGCCCTCCGGCACCGGAAAATCCGGCAGGAAGTTCTTACCCAGCGTCAGGCCGAGGTTGCAGCGGCGCGCGATCTCGACGCTGTTTTCCAGGGCTTCGGGCAAATCGGCGAACAGTGCGAGCATCTCCTCCTCGCTGCGCAGGTATTGCTGCTCGCTGTAATCACGCGGCCGACGCGGGTCGTCCAGCACCCGCCCCTGGTAGATGCAGACCCGGGCCTCGTGAGCCTCGAAATCCTCGGCCGAAATGAAACGGACGTCGTTGGTCGCCACCACCGGCAGTCCGAACCGGGAGGCCAGCGCAACCGCAGCGTCGATGTAGCGCTCCTCGTTGGCGCGGCCGGTCCGGCACAGTTCGAGATAGAAGCGGTCCCGGAACACCCCGCCCCAGTATTCCGCCAGCCGGCCGGCCTCCGCCGCATGGCCGCCGATCAGCGCATGGCCGATGGCGCCTTCGCGCCCGCCGGACAGCGCGATCAGGCCGGCATTCCGGTCGGCCAGCCATTCCGGCATCAGCATGGGAACGCCCTGGTGCTGGTTTTCCTGATAACTGCGCGAGATCAGCTCGGTCAGTGCCAGATAGCCTTCCTGGTTCTGGACCAGCAGGGTGAGCCGGTGCGGAGCGCCGGCTTCCTGCGGATTCTGGATCCACACGTCGGCGCCCGCGATCGGCTTGATCCCGGCGCCCATGGCCGCCTTGTAGAACTTGACCAACGAGAACAGATTGGACTGGTCGGTCACCGCCACGGCCGGCATGCCGAATTCCGCCAGCTTCTTGACCAGCGGCTTGATCCGGACCACCCCGTCGACCAGGGAATATTCGGTGTGAATCCGGAGATGGACGAACTTAGGCTCCATGGACGACTGCCGCCAAATATTGCGATATGAAAGATTGGTAAAGAAACGCTGCGCGAAGCTTGTTTAAATGGGGGTTTTCGGACCCACGGCCGACGCACTTTCTTTTGTGGGGCCAAAAGAAAGTACGCAAAGAAAAGGCCGCCCGACAGCCGCGAAAGCCCTTGCGCTTCTACGAAAACCATCCTTGGTTTTCGCCCTTCGGGCCAGCCTTCGGCGGTTCAACTTTGCTCCCAGCAAAGTTGTCGCTTGCCAATCGGGGTCGACAGAGGGGGCTTCCATGCCCATCTGTCGACGCGCCGCCTCCTTGCGGCGCCCCTGCGGGTTGATCCGCTTGGCAAGCTGCGATGCTCAGCGCGGCTGAACGGGATTTCAAGAGCGAAAACGGCCCCGCTTCGCGTGGCCTGCGCCTAGCCGATTTTATTGACCGGCAAGATCAGCCAAACAAAGCTCCAAGGCGTGTCGCCAATCGGGAGGCGCAATACCAAAGCGCTCCTCGAGCTTGCTCAAATCCAGCACCGAATAAGCCGGCCGCTGGGCGGGGGTCGGATACTCCGAGGTCGGGATGGGCTCGACCCGGGCCGCGGTGTCGGGGAGCAAGCCGGCAGCCACGGCCTGCTCGCGGATGGCGCAGGCGAAGCCATACCAGCTCGTCTGGCCGCTGCAGGTGAGATGGTAGACACCGCTCGAACCCGACAGATCGGCCAGACCGGCACGCAGCGAGCGCGCCACCAGAATCGCAGTCGCCTCGGCGATCATCCGCACCCAGGTCGGCGCCCCCCTTTGGTCGTCGATGACCCGCACCAGCGCGCGCTCGGCCATGAGCCGCAGCATGGTCTTCATGAAGTTCTGGCCCCGTACGCCGTAAACCCAAGCGGTGCGGAGGATGACATGGGCGGCGCCGGATTCGGCGATGGCCTGCTCCCCGGCGAGCTTGCTGCGGCCGTAGACGTTCCGCGGACCGACCGGATCGTCCTCCCGGTACGGCACGGCGCCGTCGCCGGGAAAAACGTAGTCGGTCGAATAGTGAATCAACCCTACGCCCAAACGCGCCGCTTCCGCCGCCAGTACCGACGGCGCCTCGGCGTTCACCTTCCACGCCAGCTCCGGCTCCTGCTCGGCCCGATCGACCGCGGTATAGGCAGCCGCGTTGACGATCAGATCGGGCCTGACGGCACGCACCACGGCGGCAACGGCACCGGGCTCGGCCAGATCGATAGCCGGTTCCGAATGGCGATCGAGCGCGACGACCTCGCCGAAACAGGCGAGCGTCCGCCGCAGCTCCCAGGCCAGCTGCCCGGCTCTGCCCACGACCAGTATCTTCATGGATACGCCGGCAGCCTGTCCTGCGGGAAGTCCCGGAGCAGCATGGCGTCCCGGTCCTTGGCCGAGAGCTCGGGCGCGGACGCCAGCGGCCAGTCTATGCCGATGTCCGGATCGTCCCAGCGCAGCGAACAATCGGCGGACGGTTGGTAATACTCGGTGCACTTGTAGGCGAACATGGCGGCCTCGCTCAGCACGCAGAAACCGTGAGCGAAGCCTTCCGGCACATACATCTGCAGATGGTTCTCCGCCGACAGCACCGTGCCGAACCAGCGGCCGAATTGGGGCGATCCGCGCCGGATGTCCACCGCCACGTCGAAGACTTCGCCCTGCAGCACCTGCACGAGCTTGCCCTGGGGCCGCGGATTCTGGAAATGCAGGCCCCGCAGGATGCCCTTGCGCGAAAAGGAAAGGTTATCCTGCACGAAATCGGCCGGCAGTCCGGCATCCTGGTAACGCTGGCGGCTCCAGGTTTCCTTGAAATAGCCGCGGGCGTCGCCGAATACCTTGGGCGAAATCAGCATCACGCCCGGCAAGGAGGTCTGTTCGACTTTCAAACCGGCATTCCCCCTTCGATCAGCCGGCGCAGATAAGCGCCATAGCCGCTCTTGCCCAGATTGTCGGCCAGTCGGCCGACTTCTTCCGCATTGATCCAACCCTTGTTCAGCGCGATTTCCTCCGGACAGCAGATCTTGAGGCCCTGCCGCTCCTCGATGGTCTGGATGAAATTGGAGGCCTGCAGGAGCGAGTCGTGGGTACCGGTGTCCAGCCAGGCGACACCGCGCCCCATCTTTTGGATGTGCAACTGGCCTTGCTCCAGGTAAAGCCGGTTGATGTCGGTGATTTCCAGTTCGCCCCGCGCCGAGGGCTTGAGCGTCGCCGCCATGTCCACGACCTGCCGGTCATAGAAATAAAGGCCGGTGACGGCATAGTTCGACTTAGGTCTGGCAGGCTTTTCCTCGACCCCGATCACCCGGCCGGTCGCGTCGAATTCGGCGACGCCGTAGCGCTCCGGATCGCGCACCCAGTAGCCGAACACCGTAGCTCCTTCTTGGCGTGCCGTGGCATTGGACAGGAAGCCCTGGAAATCGTGGCCGTAAAAGATATTGTCGCCGAGAATCAGGCAACTGCGCCGGCCCTCGATGAAATCGCGGCCGATGAGAAAAGCCTGCGCGAGGCCTTCCGGCTTCGCCTGCGCGGCGTAACGGATGCTGATACCCCATTGCGCGCCATCGCCGAGCAAGGCCTGGAACAGCGCGGCATCATGCGGCGTGGTGATCACCAGGATGTCCCGGATGCCGGCCAGCATCAGCACCGACAAGGGGTAGTAGATCATCGGCTTGTCGTAGACCGGCAGCAGTTGCTTGCTCACCACATGGGTCAGCGGATACAGCCGGGTGCCGGAGCCGCCGGCCAGGATGATACCGCGGATACCGCTCATTCCGACTCCTTGGCGCTTTCGACGCCCAGACGCTCGCCACCGTAGTTGCCCGACTTGACGTGCTCCACCCAGTCGCGGTTGTCGAGGTACCAGCGCACCGTCTTCCGCAGGCCGGTCTCGAAGGTTTCTTCGGGCTGCCAGGCCAGTTCACGGCCAATCTTGCCGGCGTCGATGGCGTAGCGCAGGTCGTGGCCGGGCCGGTCCTGCACGAACTGGATCAGGTGGCGGTGCGGTTTGTGGGGGGAATCGGGCAGAAATTCGTCGAGCAGGGCACAGATCGTCTCCACCACTTCGATGTTGGTCTTCTCGTTGTTGCCGCCGACATTATAGACCTCGCCCGGCCGGCCGCCGGCCAGGACGGTCTCGATCGCCCGGCAATGGTCTTCCACGTAGAGCCAGTCGCGGACGTTGGTACCCGCGCCGTACACCGGCAGCGGCAGACCCTGGAGCGCGTGGTCGATCATCAGGGGAATCAATTTCTCCGGAAACTGGTACGGCCCGTAATTGTTCGAGCAGTTGGTGGTCAGCACCGGCAGGCCGTAGGTGTGGAAATAGGCCCTCACCAAGTGGTCGGAGCCGGCCTTGGACGCCGAATACGGGGAGTTGGGCCGGTACGGCGTCTCCTCGGTGAACTTGCCGGTCGGGCCCAGGGTACCGTAGACCTCGTCGGTGGAGACATGCAGGAACCGGAACGTCTTCCGGCGTTCGCCGTCCAGCTGGCGCCAGTACCAGCGCGCGGCCTCCAGCAGTTCGAAAGTGCCGGTGACGTTGGTATGGACGAAAGCGTCCGGGCCGTCGATCGAGCGATCGACGTGGGTCTCCGCGGCGAAATTGACGATCGCGTCCGGCTGATAGCGCTCCAGCAGGTATTCGACCAGCTCGCGGTCGCCGATCGAGCCCAGCACGAAGTCGTGGTTCGGATTGTCCTCGACTTCGGCGAGGGTACGCAGATTGCCGGAATAGGTCAGCGCATCGAGGTTGACGACCTCGACGCCGCCCTGCCGCATCTGCCTGAGCACGAAATTGCCGCCGATGAATCCGGCACCGCCGGTAACGAGTAGGGTTTTCACTGGGTTCAAGCGCCGCCTTTACGCTGCATCATGCCTTTGGAAGGGTTGTAGCCGATGATCGCCACGGCGAGAAACAGCACCGTCGCCCCGGCCGTGTAGCCACATGCCAACCCGTTGAACTGTCCGTACAGCGCGAAGCGGATCAGCTCCACCGCCTGCGAGAAGGGGTTCCATTGGGCCAGCGCATGCAGCAGCTCGCTGGATTCCTGGATCTTCCAGAGCGGGTACAGCGCCGTGGACATAAAAAACATCGGGAATATTACGAAATTCATCACGCCGGCGAAATTCTCCAGCTGGCGGATGAAAGATGATAATAGCAGGCCGAGCGCGCCCAGCATCACGCCGGAGAGCAGCAGCGCCGGCAGCACCGCCAGATAGCCGTGGGCCGGCGCCTCGATGCCGTAGGCCCAGGCGACACCTAAAAACACGTAGACCTGCAGGATCGACACTGCGACACCCGCGACCAGCTTGGCGGTCAGCAGGAACCAGCGCGGCAGGGGGCTGACCAGGAGCGTCCGCATGCTGCCCATTTCACGGTCGTACACCATCGACAGCGAACTCTGCATGCCGTTGAACAGCTGGATCATCCCGAGGAGCCCCGGCGTGATGTACACCTCATACAGGATATAGGTCTCATAGGGCGGACTGATGGCCAAACCTAAGGTCGAACGGAACCCGGCGGCGAACACGAACAGCCAGACCAAGGGCCGCACCAGGGCGGAGATGAAACGTTCGCGCTGGTGGACGAAGCGGTAGAGCTCGCGGACGACGATGCCGCGCAGCGCCCGCAGATAATGCATCGGCCTCATCCCTCGCCCTCCGCGGTCAGCCGGTGGAACGCCGCGCTCACCGTTTCCGCACCCTGCCCGGCCAGCACCTCGCGCACGGTGCCCTGCGCCCGGACCCGCCCCTTGTGCAGCACGATGAGGCTGTCGTCCTGACCGATCTCGTCGATCAGGTGCGTCGCCCACAGCACCGCCAGCCCGCGGCTGCGGCACAATTCGTGGATGTGATCGACCATGGCCTTGCGGCTGGGCACGTCCAGCCCAACGCTGGGCTCGTCCAGCAGCAGCAGCGCCGGGCGGTGCAGCAGGGCGCGGGCGATCTCCACCCGCCGCCGGTGGCCGCCGTTCAGCTGCCGGACCTTCTCGTCGCGCCGCTCTTCCATGCCCTGCCGCTCCAGCTCTTCCCGGATACGAAGCTCTGCCTCCTTGCGGCTCAGGCCGTGCAGGGATGCGTGATAGCGCAGGTTCTGGGCGACGCTCAGGTCCAGGTCGAGGGTCGGCTGCTGGAACACCACGCCGAGCCGGGCCAGCGCCGCGCAGGAATCCTTGCGCAAGGCATGGCCGGCGATGCTGATTTGCCCTGAGGGCGCGTCGTAAAGCCGGGTCACCAGCGAAAACAGTGTACTCTTGCCCGCTCCGTTGGGACCGAGCAGGATCGCGCACTCGCCTTGGCCAATGCGGAAACCCACGTCGTCCAACGCCTTGCGCGGCCCGTAGGCGAACGAAAGATGCTCGACCTCGAGCGCTGGAACCGCGACACTCATGGCCGGACCGCCGCGCCCCAGGGATCATTACCCACCGCCACCGACTTGGTCACCTTGTGCGATCCGAGGTCGACGATGGAAAGGTCGTTGCTCAGGCCGTTGGTGGTGTAAAGCCGCTTGAAATCGGGCGAGAATTCCAGGTTCCACACCCGCTGGCCGACCAGCAGGTAGTCCTTCACTTCCAGCTTTTGCGCGTCGATCACCGCGACGCGGTTGGCCGGCCCCAGTGCTACATAGGCGTAGCGCCGCTCGGGATCGATGCGGAGGCCGACCGGCTGGATCTTCTCCTGGGTCACGCCGGCGATCTTGAATGGAATCGTCTTGACGGGCTGGCGGGTTTCCGTATCGATCACCGTGACGGTGCCGGCGATCTCGGAGCTGACCCAGAGCTGCTTGCTGTCGGCGGTGAAGGCCACGGCGCGGGGGCGCGGGTCGACCAGGGTGTTGTCCACGACTTCGAGTTTGGAACGGTCGATCCAGTGCACCATGTTGGTGGTTTCGCTGCTGCTCACCACCCAGCGCCCGTCCGGGCTGACCGCGATGCCCTCGGGCTCGACACCCACCGGGATCTCCTTGACCGCCTTGCGGGCGGCGATGTCGATCACCGTCACCCGGTTGTCGTCCTCGTTGGAGACATACAGGAATTTGCCTTCCGGGTCCATGGCGAAGGTTTCCGGGTCCTCGCCGGACGGCAGCGTGCCGGTGACTTTCAGCGTGTCCGCGTCGACCACCTGGATGGTATTGCTGTCGCTGGCGGCGACGTAGAGGCTCTTGCCGTCCTTCGCCAGCAGGATGCCGCGGGGACGCTTGCCGATCTTCGCGCTTCGGGTCCGGGTACCGGTGGCGCCATCGACGACCGCGACGGCGTCATCCTTCTCCAGGGTGACGTAGACGGTATCGGCCACCGCGGCGCCGCTGGCCAGGGCGAGGACGGCGCCGATCAGGCGGACGTTATTTCTTGGCACGGCACTGTGTTTCCGGTTCATCGTATCCCAAACTGTCCAATTCGTTCTTCGGATGGGCAAAGCCCTCCACCGGCGCGACGGCGACCAGGGAACGCTCCTGCGCCAGCAGCACCGGCTGCCGCAACTGGCCGTCCCAGCGACGGAACGACAGCGGCACGCCCTTGAAGCCGGCCAGCGCGAAATGATCGCCCAACAGGTAGGCCCTGATCGCCTCGAACTCCAGCGACCGGGTCCGGGTCGCGGCCTCGCCGATGGCCCGCACCGCCAGCCAGGCGCCGTAGTCGACCTCGGTCATTCGCCGCCCGGCCTGCTCGCGGAAGCGGTTCTGCAACTGGATCGCCCCCCAGGACTCCAGGGTATGGTGCCAGGCGGCGGCGACCAGTCCCTGGGTGCCCGCAACCAGCCGCGGCCGCCAGGTCCGGTATAACAGGGCATCGCCGAACAAGCCGGCCTCGTCGGCCACCAACAGTACGTCGTAGTCGCTGCCCTGGGTGAACACCGGCACTTCCGACTCCGGCGTCCGCCGGTCGTCGAAGGTATGCTCCCAGTTCTTCTCGGTGACGATCTTCATGCCGAAACGCTTGGCCGAGCGCTTCAGCGCATCGGCGAACAAGCGGTCCTCCGGCGCCGGCCCCACCGCCAGAAACCAGCGCGTCCATTTCTTCTTCACCAGGTACTGGGACAGCGCATCCGCCCGCATGGCCCGGCTCGGCAGCAGGTGCAGCACGTTGGGCGCACAGGACTCGCCGCGCAGGGCATCGTCGCGGCTGGCGATGTCCAGCAGCAGGATGTCGCGCGCCTCCGGCAGGGCGGACAGGCGCTGCAATACTTCCGGCTTCAGATCCGCCAGGATGAAACGGCGGCCCGCCGCGACCAGCCGCTTGAACGCCGCTTCGGCCTCGTCCCCGGGCGCGAG from Methylococcus geothermalis encodes:
- the dnaE gene encoding DNA polymerase III subunit alpha, which gives rise to MEPKFVHLRIHTEYSLVDGVVRIKPLVKKLAEFGMPAVAVTDQSNLFSLVKFYKAAMGAGIKPIAGADVWIQNPQEAGAPHRLTLLVQNQEGYLALTELISRSYQENQHQGVPMLMPEWLADRNAGLIALSGGREGAIGHALIGGHAAEAGRLAEYWGGVFRDRFYLELCRTGRANEERYIDAAVALASRFGLPVVATNDVRFISAEDFEAHEARVCIYQGRVLDDPRRPRDYSEQQYLRSEEEMLALFADLPEALENSVEIARRCNLGLTLGKNFLPDFPVPEGVTLDDFFIQQSREGLEERLAVRPPSGRGPLDARTERYRQRLELELSVIREMGFPGYFLIVADFIQWAKSQGIPVGPGRGSGAGSLVAYALKITDLDPIEFDLLFERFLNPERVSMPDFDVDFCMERRDEVIDYVARKYGRDKVSQIITYGSMAAKAVVRDVGRVLGHPYGFVDRIAKLIPFELGITLSKALDDSEDLRKLYQEDEEVKALLDLARSLEGITRNPGKHAGGVVIAPSRLVDFSPLYCEPGGGNLVTQFDKDDVEAVGLVKFDFLGLRTLTIIDWALADINAKRRAAGEEPIDINRIPLDDPKTYELLGKCATTAVFQLESRGMKDLIKRLKPDCFEDIIALVALFRPGPLQSGMVDDYINVKHGRTKAEYPHPLLEPILKPTNGVILYQEQVMQIARDMAGYTLGGADLLRRAMGKKKPEEMAKQREIFVAGSTAQGVEESISSYIFDLMEKFAGYGFNKSHSAAYALVSYQTAWLKSHYPAEFMAAVLSADMDNTDKVVVLIDECRGMKLSILPPDVNLSDYRFTVQSPREILYGLGAVKGVGQTAIEDILQERGKNGPFADLLDLCRRIDLRKANRRVLEAMIRAGVLDCFDRNRAALFAALPDALKAAEQHGAMSAAGQDDLFGGFAAASAVAASVNVTVGHVEPWTEAERLAQEKATLGLYLTGHPITSHEHELEQIVTTRLGPLMGEGEGSRGETRVVVAGLIVDIRTRLTRNGQKMGFVSLDDRTGRMELAVYTETFQRDGHHLTKDGIVVAEGMLGFDEYAGQTRITAERIFSIEEARAHYARCLRIEWPGAMAADGVPPSFLNEFKNLLGQFAGGECPVQIAYHGRGAETLLRLGERWRVYPRDELIGRLQKCIGNGRVDVVYR
- the rfbD gene encoding dTDP-4-dehydrorhamnose reductase, with the translated sequence MKILVVGRAGQLAWELRRTLACFGEVVALDRHSEPAIDLAEPGAVAAVVRAVRPDLIVNAAAYTAVDRAEQEPELAWKVNAEAPSVLAAEAARLGVGLIHYSTDYVFPGDGAVPYREDDPVGPRNVYGRSKLAGEQAIAESGAAHVILRTAWVYGVRGQNFMKTMLRLMAERALVRVIDDQRGAPTWVRMIAEATAILVARSLRAGLADLSGSSGVYHLTCSGQTSWYGFACAIREQAVAAGLLPDTAARVEPIPTSEYPTPAQRPAYSVLDLSKLEERFGIAPPDWRHALELCLADLAGQ
- the rfbC gene encoding dTDP-4-dehydrorhamnose 3,5-epimerase, translated to MKVEQTSLPGVMLISPKVFGDARGYFKETWSRQRYQDAGLPADFVQDNLSFSRKGILRGLHFQNPRPQGKLVQVLQGEVFDVAVDIRRGSPQFGRWFGTVLSAENHLQMYVPEGFAHGFCVLSEAAMFAYKCTEYYQPSADCSLRWDDPDIGIDWPLASAPELSAKDRDAMLLRDFPQDRLPAYP
- the rfbA gene encoding glucose-1-phosphate thymidylyltransferase RfbA, whose product is MSGIRGIILAGGSGTRLYPLTHVVSKQLLPVYDKPMIYYPLSVLMLAGIRDILVITTPHDAALFQALLGDGAQWGISIRYAAQAKPEGLAQAFLIGRDFIEGRRSCLILGDNIFYGHDFQGFLSNATARQEGATVFGYWVRDPERYGVAEFDATGRVIGVEEKPARPKSNYAVTGLYFYDRQVVDMAATLKPSARGELEITDINRLYLEQGQLHIQKMGRGVAWLDTGTHDSLLQASNFIQTIEERQGLKICCPEEIALNKGWINAEEVGRLADNLGKSGYGAYLRRLIEGGMPV
- the rfbB gene encoding dTDP-glucose 4,6-dehydratase, with product MKTLLVTGGAGFIGGNFVLRQMRQGGVEVVNLDALTYSGNLRTLAEVEDNPNHDFVLGSIGDRELVEYLLERYQPDAIVNFAAETHVDRSIDGPDAFVHTNVTGTFELLEAARWYWRQLDGERRKTFRFLHVSTDEVYGTLGPTGKFTEETPYRPNSPYSASKAGSDHLVRAYFHTYGLPVLTTNCSNNYGPYQFPEKLIPLMIDHALQGLPLPVYGAGTNVRDWLYVEDHCRAIETVLAGGRPGEVYNVGGNNEKTNIEVVETICALLDEFLPDSPHKPHRHLIQFVQDRPGHDLRYAIDAGKIGRELAWQPEETFETGLRKTVRWYLDNRDWVEHVKSGNYGGERLGVESAKESE
- a CDS encoding ABC transporter permease; its protein translation is MRPMHYLRALRGIVVRELYRFVHQRERFISALVRPLVWLFVFAAGFRSTLGLAISPPYETYILYEVYITPGLLGMIQLFNGMQSSLSMVYDREMGSMRTLLVSPLPRWFLLTAKLVAGVAVSILQVYVFLGVAWAYGIEAPAHGYLAVLPALLLSGVMLGALGLLLSSFIRQLENFAGVMNFVIFPMFFMSTALYPLWKIQESSELLHALAQWNPFSQAVELIRFALYGQFNGLACGYTAGATVLFLAVAIIGYNPSKGMMQRKGGA
- a CDS encoding ABC transporter ATP-binding protein; the encoded protein is MSVAVPALEVEHLSFAYGPRKALDDVGFRIGQGECAILLGPNGAGKSTLFSLVTRLYDAPSGQISIAGHALRKDSCAALARLGVVFQQPTLDLDLSVAQNLRYHASLHGLSRKEAELRIREELERQGMEERRDEKVRQLNGGHRRRVEIARALLHRPALLLLDEPSVGLDVPSRKAMVDHIHELCRSRGLAVLWATHLIDEIGQDDSLIVLHKGRVRAQGTVREVLAGQGAETVSAAFHRLTAEGEG
- a CDS encoding PQQ-dependent catabolism-associated beta-propeller protein, coding for MPRNNVRLIGAVLALASGAAVADTVYVTLEKDDAVAVVDGATGTRTRSAKIGKRPRGILLAKDGKSLYVAASDSNTIQVVDADTLKVTGTLPSGEDPETFAMDPEGKFLYVSNEDDNRVTVIDIAARKAVKEIPVGVEPEGIAVSPDGRWVVSSSETTNMVHWIDRSKLEVVDNTLVDPRPRAVAFTADSKQLWVSSEIAGTVTVIDTETRQPVKTIPFKIAGVTQEKIQPVGLRIDPERRYAYVALGPANRVAVIDAQKLEVKDYLLVGQRVWNLEFSPDFKRLYTTNGLSNDLSIVDLGSHKVTKSVAVGNDPWGAAVRP
- a CDS encoding ABC transporter substrate-binding protein, which gives rise to MNPIIRLTAFSGRAGLRSVIAALVLLQADGAAAARRAPPPAPQRSAVPAATPQPAQILTLAYLGQRADTTVVPPYFDPVVTDRGIQGARLGLADDNTTGRFTRQEFAIAETLLAPGDEAEAAFKRLVAAGRRFILADLKPEVLQRLSALPEARDILLLDIASRDDALRGESCAPNVLHLLPSRAMRADALSQYLVKKKWTRWFLAVGPAPEDRLFADALKRSAKRFGMKIVTEKNWEHTFDDRRTPESEVPVFTQGSDYDVLLVADEAGLFGDALLYRTWRPRLVAGTQGLVAAAWHHTLESWGAIQLQNRFREQAGRRMTEVDYGAWLAVRAIGEAATRTRSLEFEAIRAYLLGDHFALAGFKGVPLSFRRWDGQLRQPVLLAQERSLVAVAPVEGFAHPKNELDSLGYDEPETQCRAKK